In Deltaproteobacteria bacterium, the genomic stretch TGCTGCGAGGTCATTTATGTATGTTATGTGTCCTGCGCTGTTCCATGTATAAATCATTGTGCCTTGATCCGTCGGCTGTGAAATGGTTACACCGGGAAACAATGTATTTGTCGCCGTTTTAAGCGGTCCATTCGCGCTACCCAATGTTCCGATAAGGATACTGATAGGGTTAAAGTGCCTGTCTATTGTAAACCCGAGCATTGCCTGATTTGTAGCTTTGAATTGGGTATTGCCGTATAACAATGCTGCAATAAGCGAGAAAACCGGGTCTTTGAGCAGGGTTGTCTGCACATCTGGTTCAAAGTAGTCATACAAGCCTTCTATCTCAAAAAATACCAGCAGTTTGTTTACCATACTGCCAAGGGAAGGACTGATGTAATTAAACAGGCTTGCAGCTAATACATTATCAGGGGTTGAGCGTATCTGATACAAACCGGGTATGGGAATTGTAAAACCTGAAAGCTCTATCGAGTTGCCTGTTTGTGTGGATATGTAATCAGAAGACGTCATTGTTTGGAATAATCCGGAACCACCGCCGTCAATCAGTATAAGCCCTGCTATTTGATTGTAACCCGCATCGGATGTTGTGGAAGGGTTTCCATCAAAGTCATAAGCAGCATAATCCTCCGAGAGCCATGCACCGAGTGAATGCCCTCCAACGAATACATTTGTTTTGCGGTACTGGGGCGGGATCAAAGATACAATGGTATTGAGATCCCTCAGGGTCATATCGAGTCCCCATTCAGACATGTATGTAATAGTTGATGGTGTAACAAAACCGGCAAAGGTCTTTCCATTAACAGATGCGTTATTGAAATAATAATTATAGGCAATAGCCGGATCGTGATTATTCCATGCCGATATTAAACCTGTCCTATCATCAAGCAATACAGATCGCCTGTCAATTGTCCAGACTTCAATATTACCGTGGCTCATTGCTACGAGGGACTTTGCCATTTTATCAAAGCCGCCTGCTCCCATAAAGATCCCCGGCATTAGTATAAGCACTGCCTTGATATCTTTTGGTTCCTGACTGTAATAATATCTTGTAAACACTGAATAATTATATTCCAATGGTGTGGGTGCGTTTGTTATGGGATTGGGAGGTACTGTATAATTTGTGGGTATTGTATAGGCGGTCATTAGAACAGGTGACGTTGAGGAGCTATTTGAATTTGAGCATGATATTATAAACAAACCCAGCAGTAGTGTTGAAATGAATATTTTTTTCAACATATCAGTGTCCATATTGATCAATAATTGAAGGGCTTATACTGTTACCTGCGGCTATCGCAGAATAAACATCAACCGCGGGCTGGACAGCTGTTCTTGTAAAATCCGTCCCTGTAGTCGGGCTCCAACCACCGCACGCCGGTACAGTGCATCTTGTAAAATCATCAACAGTAAACAAACCAAAATTTTGGGCATAGCCGGATGTCCATTCATAATCATAGTCCATTGTCCAGTACATATAACCAAGTATATCTGACCCATGGTTTATGGCGTTCTTCACAGCCATAATGTTCTGCACAATGTATGCTGTTTTTGCGATAGGATCTCCTGAACCCGAGCCGTTTTCTGTTATCAGCATGGGCAGGTGATAGAGGTTTGTATATTCTACAAGCATATTAGTAAACCCTTGTGTCTCGGATGGATTAAGGAGCACTCTTGTTCCGTTTGACTCGGTTGTATACGGGCAACCCATTGATGTGAGCACCCCGGGTAAATAAGCATTAAGTGTCTGATCGCAGGGGATAGCATTTATAGGCGCGAGTATGCCTGGGGCAGGTATTACATAATCATTTGCATAGTAATTTACACCGATAAAATCTATGGTATTCGCCCAGTCAGTATGCGTTTCTGTGAATGTTGTGCCTGTTAAGCCTTTATCAAAAACACCTTTCGTAACGGCATTGAGATAGGTTAGATTATAAGCATGATCAAAGGCATTTGCAGCCTCAGTAGAACCGGCCACGTTTGGTGCCGGTGTTGTAAAGATAGAATTCTTTGCAATACTTACCATTGCATTTGGTTCTGCTGCATGGATTGCCTTGTATGCGAGTACATGCCCGAGAATCATGTTTCTTGCAACATCAACCGCACTTGTGGAAAATGGCATTGTTGTTGTAGTTAGATTTAAATTTATTGGAAATCCAGGAGGATATTCATCAAGAACATAACCAACAAGCACATCAACCATAGGCTCATTCTCTGTAAGCAAGTATGTTACTGTTGTTGAAAACTGCTGTGCCATAAAGCCGGCATAGTTTTCAAATGCATAAGCAGTAAGTGTATTGGTCCAGCCTGCAAGGCTTGTTGTACTCCGGGTATAGTTGTTGGCCGCAAGGTCTTGCGGATCATCCACCCATATTGGTAACGTATAATGTGTCAGTGTAACAACGGGTGTAAGCCCATGGGCCTCTAAAGAGTTTATTACCTCCTGATAGTGACGGACCTCTGCCATATCAACATCACCTTTATTTAAAGGCATTCCTATAACTGAAGGTGCATGTGGCTCAATCCTTGACCACTCGAAGGTAAGCCTGAATGCGTTCATGTGCATTGCCTGCGCATTGGTAAAATCCTGTGCGTAAAGGTTATAAAAATTATCAGCAAGCCCAACAGGCGGTGTTTTGCCCATCTGCTCCCATACATACCAGTCATTGTTTGTAATCCCGCCCTCGCTCTGCTCCGCCGCCGTTGACACGCCCCATAAAAATCCCTTTGGAAAAGTTTTCGTGTTGCTGCTGCTCGAGCAGGATATCAGGGAAATGCCAAAAATAGACAGGAGCAAAGCTGCAATAACAAATGAATACTTTTTCATATAGTTTCCTTATTTTTTACTGAACTCTTCTTTTACTCTTTTTCTAACAGCTTCAATAACACCGGGCAATGTTACATTTGTGCCGAGGTTTATCAAAAAGTCCGGGACACTCCCTCCCGGATCTGTAAATAGTGTATATGTTACAAGAGTTCTTCTTTTATCGAGAGGAACAAGTTCCCATGATCCGTTATTGGTTTTTACATTGCCCATGACCATTATCCAGTGCTGAAACCACCTGCTGCTGGTTACAAAATCTTCAAGTTTAATAATATACCATCTATTGACAAGCGGCCAGGGCATGTTTAATAAACTAAAAAAGTATCCTGTTGTACCGGTCATTTTTTCTGCACGGTGTTGTCTTAGATATTTTATAAGAGCCTTCGGATCCGGTGTATTGTGATCAAACTTTAAGGCTACTGCCCCTGGAATAGCAGAGGGATGTACAAGTATGCTTTTTATGGTCCTCGGCATAAATGCTTTAAAATCATTGTTCTGGTGTAAAACAGCCCAGATATCTTCAGGTGAAGCATTAACAATACCGATGGCTACGCCCTTCTTGACTTCTGTGCCTTTTACGGGTTCAAGCCATTTTACAACCTCTCCCTTCTTTAGCATTTTCCATTGGGCAGGACTTATATCAACGGCATAAGCATTGATCGTAAAAATAATTATTAAAAAAACAGAAAGGATTATCTTAAACATTCTAAAAAGCATATTTTTCCTCCATGTGTTTAGATTTTTTTAGTTCAACCTTTATAGGTTTTACTAATTTCCCCTGATAGTAGATCATAGTTATGATTGGATAGTCAATAATATTAAGCCATGCCCTTTCGTCGCCCGGTTTGTATCCAACAGGCACATAAATATAGGAAGTGAATGTATAAACCCCCTGATGTGCCTTTATGAGATTTCCAAAATTGTATCCTGTATCTGCTATCTCTCCTTTTCTTTCATCATCAACAAAGTACAGATCCTTTGTAAATGGAACATCTTTACCCAAAACTACACGGTTCATCCATGCACCCTGAGGGCCTGCTATCACGGCCCAGTCATACGGGCCCATGTTAAGGTGCTTCTGTGCATAGCTCATCTTTCCGGTTATCTTTAATCCCCGCGGATTGTTGGAGTTGTAGAAAATCATGCCAATTGCGTTTTTGTTGAAATTGGTCGTTGTGAGCAGTTTACCGTTGCTCAGGATACTTAGATTCATAGGTATGTTTACAATAGAAGGAAACTCAAAATAATCCGGATAAAAGGAACTATCGGAAAGTATAGATGGAGATTGAATCCCAAGCATAACATTCATGGAATTTTTGACCCGCCTAATGACCATTATGGGACCGAGTATATAATCAACAAGCCGCGACTTAAAATCATGCTCATCACGGTGTATCTTCAGTTTGCCCCAGAATGCACTTATATCAATACTCATCCTGAAGCCTCTAAAAAGATTGATCCCTCCTCCGCCTGCCGATTTTGGGACTAAAAAATAGTTATACTCAAGCGGTTCTTTTTTTAAAAAACCGACGGTATACAGATCAGTGCTTACCCGATCCGGTCCGGACTCAAAATGGATATACTTTACCGGAGATAAAGGAGGGGCATTTCGCTGGAAAAATACAAGATATGCGTACGCGTGAGATCGAGTTAAAGGATCGGTCAATATTATCTCAATGAATTTGTCCCCGCGTAAAAAAAGATTAGGTATGCCCATTTTGATTCCAGCATCCTTTGCCATAAAAACAAGCTCATCTTGTTGCGCTAGTGTTGTTCTCTTCAATGGTAAGGGATGCCCCTCGCCATCAAAGTTAAAAATCCAGTCTCCATGCTTATTTCTTTCATTTATCTGGAAAGGTATGGGTTCCAAAACCTGTTTACCACTTTTATTTGAAACTTTATAAAGTCTTAGAGAGGATATATCCGTTCCTATAAATGGTGAGAGTTGAGTCCCATGTATAATTACGGGATCAACGTTTCTGTCAAAAGCAGGCCTGGCATAAACATTTGTAACCAATGATAAAGAAATTATCATCAACGGTATAATTTTTTTCATCCGCCGCCAAGGACCTCCATACTATTTAGGATCTTTTAACATAGTTGCATTATCAATAGCAAGCCGCACGTTTGCAATTACAATGGAGCATACTTTTACACTTAAATTTTTAGTTAACCTAAAAATAGACAAAATGGTTGTTTTTTATTTCAATAAAGATAAAGATGACATGTAGAAATGTTAAAATATTTTAATTAAAAAAGAGGTTATATGGATTACAGATCAATACCTGAAATGTATTATAAGCAAGCGGATAGAAACAAAGGCAGGGTTATTATAAAACATAAAAAGGACGGCAAATGGTTTGATATTACATGGGATCAAAATAGAGAACTTACTGAGGCACTTGCGTGTGGATTAATAAAACTCGGGATAAAACCTCAGGAAAAGGTATGCATCTTATCAGAGAATCGTAATGAGTGGTACGTTAGCGATATTGCCATACAGAGTGCTGGTGCTGTTACCGTACCTGTTTATGCCACCAATACCCCTGACCAGGTTGCTTATATTGTTAATGACTCAGATGCTGTTGCAATAATAATTTCTACTGCACAACAGTATAATAAGATAAAAACAAAAAGAAATGAAATGCCCAATTTAAAGTATGTTATATCTATGGACAAGCTTAACAATGAAAACGGAATAATGTGGTTTTATGATGTCACAGCTTCAGGACGGTCAAACGAGTTAAAAGATGGATTAGATAAAATACTTAATGCCATAAATCCTCAAGATCTCGCAACCATCATTTATACATCAGGCACAACGGGTGATCCAAAGGGTGTTATGCTTACTCAGGGTAATCTTCTTTCAATTACGGATGCTTCTTATGATGCATTTAAAGATGAGCTTACGGATGAAGTGATGCTTTCATTCCTTCCTCTAAGCCACGGCTATGCAAGGATAGCTGATTTTTATGTACCGCTCTACCATGCCAAAGGTATCCAGGCTATAGCAGAAAGCATAGATAAGATAGCCGATAATTTGAAGGAAATACATCCAACAATGTTTGTATCCGTACCGCGGGTATATGAGAAGGTTTATGGAAGAATCATATCACAGGTTGAGGCAGACAAACCTATAAAAAAGAAGATATTTTATTGGGCAATATCGGTAGGCAGGAAGGCTGCTCCATATCTTATGGAAAGCAAGTCATTACCTCTGTCGTTAGCTTTCCAGTATCAGTTTGCGAATATCCTTGTATTTAAAAAAATTAAACAGGCCGTCGGCGGCAGACTTAAGTTCGCGATAGCAGGCGGTGCACCTCTTTCAAAAGAGCTTGGTGAATTTTTCTTTGCACTTGGCATAAAGATCATAGAAGGATATGGACTTACAGAAACAAGCGCTATTTTTATGGCAAATCCGCCAAAAAAAATAAAGTTTGGAACCGTAGGAAAGCCATTCAAAGGATATGAACTGAGAATAGCCTCTGACGGAGAAATCCTGTTAAAAGGATCAAACGTAATGAAAGGCTATTATAAGAAACCGGAAGCTACAAAAGAGATTCTTGATAAAGATGGATGGCTATATTCCGGGGATATCGGTTTTGTTGATAGTGAGGGATATTTACATATTACAGACAGAAAGAAGGATCTTATTGTTACAGCAGGCGGTAAAAATATTGCACCTCAACCGATTGAGAATAAACTAAAAATGAATAAGTACATAGATGAAGCGGTTATGATAGGTGATAAAAGGCCATACTGTGTAGCACTAATAGTCCCGTCATTTGAAATGCTTGAAGATGCGGCAAAAAAAGAAGGCATCGCTTACAACGACAAAGAAGATTTGATCGGTAAACCACGCATAAACGAACTCATTTCTGCTGCAATCGAAGATGTAAATAAGGGACTCGCCAGATTCGAAACAATAAAGAAATTTATTTTGATTCCGCAGTTATTTTCACAGGAATCGGGGGAACTAACGCCAACCATTAAGGTCAAAAGAAGCGCTGTTGAGAAGAAATATAAGGACGTGATAGAAGAACTCTACAGAGCGTAATAGGTTTTTTGCCTTAAGATCGGGAGAACTAAAAATATAACCCGCAAGCGGTGCAGAACTAACGAGCATAGGCGGATTTAAAGTCTGTTTTTACAGTTTATGAAGATCGATATCATTATTTATGAAGAGGAATCGTTATGGACACGGGTCAGGATAATATAAACATAATTGTTGTTTCAAATCTGGTTAAAAAATTTGGTAGGTTCACCGCCGTTGATAATATCTCTTTCAATGTAAAAAAAAGTGAAATCTTTGCTTTCCTGGGTCCTAACGGGGCAGGCAAATCTACTACAATAAAGATGCTTACCACTTTACTCAATCCGGACGGCGGAGACATAACCATTAATAAAAGCAATGCCGCCGTTGATAAAGACAGTGTCAGAAAATCTATCGGTATAGTTTTTCAAGATCCGAGCCTGGATGATGATCTTACTGCTACGGAAAATATGCAGTTTCATGCTGTCTGTTACAAAGTTCCTAAGGGCACCAGAAAACAACGAATAGAGGAACTATTGCGGTTTGTAGAACTCTGGGAAAGAAGGGATGATCTTGTCAAAACCTTTTCCGGCGGAATGAAACGGAGATTGGAGATCGCACGTGGACTGCTGCATCACCCTACTATCCTTTTTTTGGATGAGCCTACACTGGGTCTTGATCCCCAGACAAGGAATCACATGTGGAGCTATGTGAAGGACATCAACAAGAAAGAGAGTATGACTGTCTTTTTAACCACTCATTATATGGAAGAAGCAGAAAAGGTTGCTGATCGTATTGCCATAATCGATCATGGTAAAATCATATCGATTGGCACTGCAGAGCAACTCAAGAAACAGACAGGTTCGAATTCACTTGAGGAGGCATTCCTAAGTCTGACAGGAGAGAAAATAAGAGAAGAAGAGGCGAACGGATTAGATCACATGAGGACAATGAGACAAATGTGGGGAGGAGGTAGGAAATGGGTGTAATATATATTTTGTGGTTGAGGCAGCTTAAAAAATATTTCAGGTCAAGGTCAAGGATTATAGGTTCGCTTGGTCAGCCGCTGCTCTTTCTTTTGGCTTTCGGGTTTGGCTTCGCTTCAATCTACAAAAAAGCTGGAGAGGGTAACTATATCCAGTTTCTGGCTCCCGGAATAATCCTTATGAGCGTGCTCTTCACAGCCATTTTTTCAGGTATAGATATGATCTGGGACAGGCAGTTCGGTTTTTTAAAAGAGACAATGGTAGCACCGGTGTCGAGATTGAAAATCATGTTAGGTAAAGCCTTTGGCGGAGCTACAGTAGCCTCATTACAGGGATTGCTTGTTTTCATATTAACACTTCTTATAGGATTTAAACCCCACAATCTATTTTTGCTTCCCGCTGCCGCGCTATTTGTCTTTCTGATCGCTCTCCTGTTTACTGCCCTTGGTATAACTATAGCTTCCATGTTAGAGGATATGCAGGGTTTTCAACTGATCATAAACTTTCTGGTTATGCCGATCTTTTTTTTGTCGGGAGCTCTTTTCCCTCTTCAAGGTGCACCCAGAGTAATAGACATTATAGCGAGTGTTGATCCACTGAGCTATGGAGTAAGCGGTTTGAGATATGCGCTTCTATCTTCGGGAATTGGCTACGGTATGATAACCGATTTGATCGTACTTGTTTCTTTGACAGCAGTACTGTTGTGGTTAGGGAATTATATGTTTGAAAAAATACAGATCTAAAAAAGAGAAGGCTGTTCTTTTAAATGAATTTTTCGGGTTAAGCAGTTTTCCCATGGCAGTTTTTGTATTTTTTCCCGCTTCCGCACCAGCATGGATCGTTTCTCCCGACCTTTTTTTCTCTCTTGATTGGTGCAGTAACACCCGGTGAAACTGATGCCGCTGCCGCTTGTTGTGACGGCTGTGTTAAATTAAGATTGAGGGACAATGGAGCCATTTTCCTTAACGGGACATGGGGTTCTTCTTCTTTTAGATGGATCTTGAATAACCTTGATACGGATTCCTCTCTTATTGTAACAAGCATTTTCTGGAACATATCAAATGCCTCTTTCTTGTATTCAACAAGAGGGTCCTTCTGAGCGTATCCACGTAATCCGACGCCTTCTTTAAGGTGATCCATATTCAATAAAAAATCTTTCCAGTTGCTGTCTACAACCTGAAGGAACAGAAATTTTGTGACTTCTGAGAATGTTTCTTTTGACATCAACTGCTGCTGTTCCTCAACCCTTGCGCCCGCCTGTTTTAAAAGCATGTCTTTCAGTTCGTATGCCGTTATCTCTTTCTTTTTATCTTCGGCAAAGTCGGGTTTTATGGATAACATGCTGTCAAGCGCATTATCTATTACCGTGAAATCCCATTCTTCTGGTCTATCCGGGTCTTCTATGTATTTGTGAAGGATATCATCAATAGTCTCTTCTATCATATCATTAATAAGGGACTCGAGTTTCTCTCCTTTTAATATCTCCTTCCTCATTTCATAGATGACCTCTCTTTGTTTATTCATAACATCATCATATTCAAGAAGGTGCTTTCTTATCTCAAAGTTATGCTCTTCAACTTTTTTTTGTGCGGATGCTATAGCCTTTGTAAGCCACGGATGCGTTATAGGCTCTCCTTGTCCCATACTTTTCTGCATAAATGAGGATATGCGTTCAGAACCGAAGCGTCTTAAAAGGTCGTCTTGAAGGGATAAATAAAACCTTGATGCCCCTGGATCTCCCTGTCTTCCCGATCGTCCTCTTAACTGATTATCTATTCGTCTTGCCTCATGCCTCTCAGTACCTATAATGTGTAATCCCCCCGAATTCAAAACCACTTCTTTTTCTTCGTCGCAGATACGTTTTGCTGTTTCGTAAAGCTGTTGAAAATCTTCCTGCTTTGCATCGCCTTTCTTAATTTTTTCTTTAACTATGTAT encodes the following:
- a CDS encoding alpha/beta fold hydrolase, with protein sequence MLKKIFISTLLLGLFIISCSNSNSSSTSPVLMTAYTIPTNYTVPPNPITNAPTPLEYNYSVFTRYYYSQEPKDIKAVLILMPGIFMGAGGFDKMAKSLVAMSHGNIEVWTIDRRSVLLDDRTGLISAWNNHDPAIAYNYYFNNASVNGKTFAGFVTPSTITYMSEWGLDMTLRDLNTIVSLIPPQYRKTNVFVGGHSLGAWLSEDYAAYDFDGNPSTTSDAGYNQIAGLILIDGGGSGLFQTMTSSDYISTQTGNSIELSGFTIPIPGLYQIRSTPDNVLAASLFNYISPSLGSMVNKLLVFFEIEGLYDYFEPDVQTTLLKDPVFSLIAALLYGNTQFKATNQAMLGFTIDRHFNPISILIGTLGSANGPLKTATNTLFPGVTISQPTDQGTMIYTWNSAGHITYINDLAAALSNTYTSFFEWYFPLRLALDVLSIGDDYGVRGTSDWRWQQGMYVIHTPQMDAPVLALGGGSGLEQSETVFYKYRDMLPSARNCNNQLRTSCGFDIHIMPMHTHLDMLLSDPNVSKLDSIMYNWIESHVSTTMPVPNLK
- a CDS encoding family 1 glycosylhydrolase: MKKYSFVIAALLLSIFGISLISCSSSSNTKTFPKGFLWGVSTAAEQSEGGITNNDWYVWEQMGKTPPVGLADNFYNLYAQDFTNAQAMHMNAFRLTFEWSRIEPHAPSVIGMPLNKGDVDMAEVRHYQEVINSLEAHGLTPVVTLTHYTLPIWVDDPQDLAANNYTRSTTSLAGWTNTLTAYAFENYAGFMAQQFSTTVTYLLTENEPMVDVLVGYVLDEYPPGFPINLNLTTTTMPFSTSAVDVARNMILGHVLAYKAIHAAEPNAMVSIAKNSIFTTPAPNVAGSTEAANAFDHAYNLTYLNAVTKGVFDKGLTGTTFTETHTDWANTIDFIGVNYYANDYVIPAPGILAPINAIPCDQTLNAYLPGVLTSMGCPYTTESNGTRVLLNPSETQGFTNMLVEYTNLYHLPMLITENGSGSGDPIAKTAYIVQNIMAVKNAINHGSDILGYMYWTMDYDYEWTSGYAQNFGLFTVDDFTRCTVPACGGWSPTTGTDFTRTAVQPAVDVYSAIAAGNSISPSIIDQYGH
- a CDS encoding long-chain fatty acid--CoA ligase, which produces MDYRSIPEMYYKQADRNKGRVIIKHKKDGKWFDITWDQNRELTEALACGLIKLGIKPQEKVCILSENRNEWYVSDIAIQSAGAVTVPVYATNTPDQVAYIVNDSDAVAIIISTAQQYNKIKTKRNEMPNLKYVISMDKLNNENGIMWFYDVTASGRSNELKDGLDKILNAINPQDLATIIYTSGTTGDPKGVMLTQGNLLSITDASYDAFKDELTDEVMLSFLPLSHGYARIADFYVPLYHAKGIQAIAESIDKIADNLKEIHPTMFVSVPRVYEKVYGRIISQVEADKPIKKKIFYWAISVGRKAAPYLMESKSLPLSLAFQYQFANILVFKKIKQAVGGRLKFAIAGGAPLSKELGEFFFALGIKIIEGYGLTETSAIFMANPPKKIKFGTVGKPFKGYELRIASDGEILLKGSNVMKGYYKKPEATKEILDKDGWLYSGDIGFVDSEGYLHITDRKKDLIVTAGGKNIAPQPIENKLKMNKYIDEAVMIGDKRPYCVALIVPSFEMLEDAAKKEGIAYNDKEDLIGKPRINELISAAIEDVNKGLARFETIKKFILIPQLFSQESGELTPTIKVKRSAVEKKYKDVIEELYRA
- a CDS encoding ATP-binding cassette domain-containing protein, translated to MDTGQDNINIIVVSNLVKKFGRFTAVDNISFNVKKSEIFAFLGPNGAGKSTTIKMLTTLLNPDGGDITINKSNAAVDKDSVRKSIGIVFQDPSLDDDLTATENMQFHAVCYKVPKGTRKQRIEELLRFVELWERRDDLVKTFSGGMKRRLEIARGLLHHPTILFLDEPTLGLDPQTRNHMWSYVKDINKKESMTVFLTTHYMEEAEKVADRIAIIDHGKIISIGTAEQLKKQTGSNSLEEAFLSLTGEKIREEEANGLDHMRTMRQMWGGGRKWV
- a CDS encoding ABC transporter permease, which gives rise to MGVIYILWLRQLKKYFRSRSRIIGSLGQPLLFLLAFGFGFASIYKKAGEGNYIQFLAPGIILMSVLFTAIFSGIDMIWDRQFGFLKETMVAPVSRLKIMLGKAFGGATVASLQGLLVFILTLLIGFKPHNLFLLPAAALFVFLIALLFTALGITIASMLEDMQGFQLIINFLVMPIFFLSGALFPLQGAPRVIDIIASVDPLSYGVSGLRYALLSSGIGYGMITDLIVLVSLTAVLLWLGNYMFEKIQI